The following proteins are encoded in a genomic region of Coffea eugenioides isolate CCC68of chromosome 6, Ceug_1.0, whole genome shotgun sequence:
- the LOC113776533 gene encoding uncharacterized protein LOC113776533: protein MCVDFTDLNRACPKDCYPFPRIDKLVDSTTGCEIFCFLDAFKGYHQIALDEEDQEKTAFITEYGTYCYTTMPFGFKNAGATYQRLVNKLFKNQIDRNMEVYVDDMLVKSRTQEQFINDLREIFDILRSSRMRLNPKKCTFGVRSGKFLGYMISKDGVRANPDKVKAIIDMAPPRNIKEVQRLAGRMAALSRFLSKLAVQGSPFFKALRRGPHFEWTSECQKAFDELKAHIARLPALTSPTQGETLFIYLAVGEEALSAVLVREEDKVQKPVYYVSRALQGAEPRYAAVERYVLALVHAARKLRSYFQAHPVIVVTDQPLKQILSKPDASGRMMKWAVELSEYDLGYQPCTAIKAQALADFIVEGVSCGQQEVQAKMTRDTAEAEQAGEAAEVPQATKASKAGLARDTAEAKQARKTAKARRATNNESEYEALIAGIMIARKLGTESIEVYSDSQLIVNQVGGNYEVKEEPLRRYVAKVHELRTQFKLFTLKQVPRSQNKRADALSKLASTSSGTLNKEVLVEVVRDRAYDQVDAAVIQILSSWMNPLVRYLANGELPSSKVEARKILLKSRGYVLTDGVLYRKSYLRPWLKCVTSEEGSYILRELHEGLYGNHVGPRMLAKKGMQSGYYWPTIFRDSAELEAHCRSCQLHSPVHHAPTQEMIPLQSPWPFFQWGVDLLGPFPRAPGGYEHVIVVVDYFTKWVEAEPLNSISGRSVQKFLWRNLVCRFGIPRVLVSDNGRQFADSFLQGWCAELGIRQHFTSVGHPQANGQVENVNKTILHGLKTRIESAQTGWIDELPTILWAYRTTPRTATQETPFALTYGAEAVIPAEIGVPSSRVQNFIVQDNEDELRLSLDLLEQRRDEAAIRMAKYKGQVTQHYNARVRHLYFKPGDLVLRKNSVSRARGTSKLDPNWEGPYVVKEADRAGYYKLAHLSGEEVPRTWHNSNLRIFR, encoded by the coding sequence ATGTGCGTGGACTTCACCGACCTGAATAGAGCCTGCCCGAAGGATTGTTATCCTTTCCCTCGCATCGACAAGTTGGTGGATTCAACTACGGGGTGCGAGATTTTTTGCTTTCTGGATGCTTTCAAAGGATATCACCAGATAGCCCTAGATGAGGAGGACCAAGAGAAGACTGCCTTTATCACCGAATACGGGACATACTGCTACACCACCATGCCATTTGGGTTTAAGAATGCTGGCGCGACCTATCAGAGGCTGGTCAATAAGCTGTTCAAAAATCAGATTGACCGAAacatggaggtctacgtggatgacatgCTGGTGAAGAGTCGAACTCAGGAGCAGTTCATCAATGACCTCAGAGAAATCTTCGATATCTTACGGAGCTCGCGAATGCGGCTGAACCCCAAGAAATGCACCTTCGGGGTCAGGTCGGGTAAGTTTCTTGGGTATATGATATCCAAGGACGGAGTGAGAGCCAACCCCGACAAGGTGAAGGCCATTATTGACATGGCCCCCCCTCGAAACATAAAGGAGGTCCAGCGGTTAGCTGGCAGGATGGCCGCCCTAAGCAGATTCTTGTCCAAGTTGGCAGTTCAGGGCTCACCTTTTTTCAAAGCATTGAGGAGGGGTCCCCATTTCGAATGGACCTCCGAGTGCCAGAAAGCGTtcgatgagctaaaagcccataTTGCTCGGCTGCCGGCCTTGACCTCCCCCACGCAGGGTGAAACTTTATTTATATATCTGGCGGTGGGGGAAGAGGCACTCAGTGCGGTGCTAGTTCGGGAGGAGGACAAAGTCCAGAAGCCCGTGTACTACGTCAGCCGAGCTCTGCAAGGGGCAGAGCCTAGATACGCTGCGGTTGAGCGATATGTTCTAGCACTAGTTCACGCGGCCAGGAAACTCAGGTCGTATTTTCAGGCTCACCCCGTGATAGTAGTGACCGACCAACCCCTTAAACAAATTCTCTCCAAACCTGACGCATCGGGGAGGATGATGAAATGGGCCGTGGAACTATCCGAGTACGACCTAGGCTATCAACCCTGTACGGCTATTAAGGCCCAAGCATTAGCAGACTTTATAGTAGAGGGGGTCTCTTGCGGACAACAGGAAGTTCAGGCCAAGATGACCAGAGACACAGCTGAGGCCGAGCAGGCCGGAGAGGCTGCCGAGGTCCCTCAGGCCACCAAGGCATCCAAGGCCGGGCTGGCCAGAGACACAGCTGAGGCCAAACAGGCCAGAAAAACTGCCAAGGCCAGGCGGGCCACCAATAACGAGTCTGAATATGAAGCCCTGATTGCGGGGATAATGATTGCTCGAAAATTGGGGACCGAATCAATTGAGGTTTACAGCGACTCGCAACTGATAGTAAATCAAGTGGGGGGAAACTATGAAGTTAAGGAGGAACCACTAAGAAGGTACGTCGCCAAGGTGCATGAGCTGAGAACTCAGTTCAAACTGTTCACGCTAAAACAAGTCCCGCGAAGCCAAAATAAGAGAGCGGATGCACTGTCTAAACTAGCTTCCACCTCGTCAGGAACACTGAATAAAGAAGTGCTAGTGGAGGTCGTCAGAGATCGGGCGTATGATCAGGTGGACGCGGCAGTTATCCAAATTCTGAGCTCATGGATGAATCCCCTTGTGCGGTACCTAGCCAATGGAGAGCTTCCCTCTAGTAAGGTAGAGGCACGCAAGATTCTCCTCAAATCGCGGGGGTATGTGCTAACGGATGGAGTGCTCTATAGGAAATCCTACTTGCGTCCATGGCTGAAGTGCGTGACGTCAGAGGAAGGAAGCTACATCTTGCGCGAACTGCATGAGGGTCTCTATGGAAACCACGTCGGCCCTAGGATGTTGGCCAAGAAAGGGATGCAGTCCGGGTATTACTGGCCCACTATTTTTCGGGACTCAGCCGAACTGGAAGCGCATTGCAGGTCGTGCCAACTGCACTCCCCAGTCCATCACGCCCCGACCCAGGAGATGATTCCGCTCCAAAGCCCTTGGCCGTTCTTTCAGTGGGGCGTCGATCTGCTGGGTCCATTCCCCCGAGCTCCTGGGGGTTATGAGCATGTGATAGTGGTCGTTGACTACTTCACCAAATGGGTAGAAGCTGAGCCGCTCAACAGCATCAGCGGTAGGTCGGTCCAAAAGTTCCTTTGGAGGAACCTCGTTTGTCGATTCGGTATACCTCGGGTTCTGGTCTCGGACAACGGTCGCCAGTTCGCTGACAGTTTCCTCCAAGGTTGGTGCGCGGAGCTCGGGATCAGGCAGCACTTCACCTCGGTAGGTCACCCCCAAGCCAATGGTCAGGTAGAAAACGTCAATAAAACCATTCTGCACGGCTTGAAGACTCGGATAGAGTCTGCTCAGACTGGATGGATAGACGAGCTGCCTACAATACTATGGGCATACCGAACCACTCCTCGAACTGCCACCCAGGAGACTCCTTTCGCCCTTACTTACGGGGCAGAGGCCGTGATTCCGGCGGAGATCGGTGTTCCCTCAAGCAGAGTTCAGAATTTTATAGTTCAGGACAACGAGGACGAGCTACGGCTAAGTTTGGATCTGCTCGAACAAAGGAGGGATGAGGCAGCTATACGCATGGCTAAATACAAGGGACAGGTCACGCAGCACTACAATGCCAGGGTGAGACACTTATACTTCAAACCGGGGGACCTAGTCTTACGAAAGAATAGCGTAAGTCGAGCCCGGGGTACGTCTAAGCTGGATCCTAACTGGGAGGGCCCCTATGTGGTGAAGGAGGCAGATCGAGCTGGATACTATAAGTTAGCGCACCTCAGCGGGGAAGAAGTCCCGCGTACTTGGCATAATTCCAACCTGAGGATTTTCCGTTAG
- the LOC113776525 gene encoding uncharacterized protein LOC113776525, whose amino-acid sequence MGSSEQPTEPHVGAAEQAAPDQTAGASGGPGGDFGEVDTIPLALEQKDVDELVEKYEIPAQFEPRAARPGEVTSRPPPGFVAIYREQLMAGLHIPIPNFLFEILTFWGIRITQLIPNAVRSIIGFFILCRVLEIPFSLDLFRAFFQMKVSGKVPGWFYFARRSGAKTPTRELFAGAPSSIKDWKPQFFFIKNLGLPPPTWRAETQVSDPIPSSLPAPELTRLLNSDMKLGVKEFNNAQLWASGLIRANTSDPSSENTTLTPDELATLKRFSQLLTIGGSSSTPAQVSSSIPASSTPVPPIQQAPAQSSKAAEAGKKKKKKITAKRARVETTSSPAREEGSTPESAQAGHYGVNTAEEQARADAPPNLWQHVARELIHGAILPRDYNLVKTMDSSDLLNYYYTGAAQMNVVGPELARRYESLLPLMSETKAANEKLLSQHEAAVVETEGLKKQLAQVHTNFELELKKNSELTSQLKEEQQRGAELAAQVEAARAEGHQEGVRNFLRSEGFMGDLAILNTPVLQHGYSQALKEVQGLGLSGFDLGKFSKYSPQAVEQIDCLVESYTHGRKLADLVADPLLPVTTPEPEQEEEEGEN is encoded by the exons ATGGGATCGTCCGAGCAACCTACTGAGCCTCACGTCGGAGCTGCCGAACAGGCAGCTCCAGACCAAACGGCGGGGGCCTCTGGGGGACCTGGTGGCGACTTTGGTGAGGTCGACACTATTCCTCTGGCCCTGGAACAGAAAGATGTTGACGAACTGGTAGAGAAATATGAAATTCCTGCTCAGTTCGAACCCAGGGCCGCCCGTCCTGGAGAGGTCACCAGCCGACCTCCTCCCGGGTTCGTGGCGATCTACAGGGAACAGCTGATGGCCGGTCTCCACATTCCTATCCCCAACTTTCTTTTTGAGATTCTCACCTTTTGGGGTATCCGTATAACTCAGCTCATCCCAAACGCTGTCCGTTCCATTATAGGTTTCTTCATTCTCTGTCGGGTGCTTGAGATCCCCTTTTCCCTTGACTTGTTCCGAGCCTTCTTCCAGATGAAGGTCAGCGGAAAAGTGCCCGGGTGGTTCTACTTCGCTCGCCGAAGTGGAGCAAAAACCCCCACCCGCGAACTGTTCGCGGGAGCTCCTTCATCCATCAAAGACTGGAAACCCCAGttctttttcataaaaaatctaGGTCTCCCTCCCCCGACCTGGAGAGCGGAGACTCAAGTGTCTGATCCCATTCCTTCTTCGCTTCCTGCGCCCGAGCTTACTCGCCTACTCAACTCGGACATGAAACTGGGCGTGAAAGAGTTCAATAATGCCCAACTCTGGGCCTCAGGATTGATCCGAGCTAACACCTCGGATCCGTCCTCCGAAAACACAACTCTCACTCCGGACGAGCTGGCCACCT TGAAGAGATTTTCGCAGCTGTTGACTATTGGGGGCAGTTCGTCCACTCCCGCTCAAGTTTCTTCCAGTATCCCAGCCAGCTCGACACCTGTTCCACCAATCCAGCAAGCCCCTGCTCAGTCATCCAAAGCTGCGGAGGctgggaagaagaaaaagaagaaaatcacCGCCAAGAGAGCCAGAGTGGAGACGACCTCGTCTCCAGCTCGGGAGGAGGGATCGACGCCTGAGTCTGCACAGGCCGGCCACTACGGCGTGAACACCGCCGAGGAGCAGGCCCGGGCTGATGCTCCCCCTAACTTATGGCAAC ATGTAGCTCGGGAGCTCATTCACGGCGCCATCCTTCCACGGGACTACAATCTGGTCAAGACCATGGACTCGTCCGACCTTCTGAACTATTATTACACGGGAGCAGCTCAG ATGAACGTGGTCGGACCTGAATTGGCCAGGCGCTACGAGAGCCTGCTCCCACTGATGAGCGAAACGAAGGCCGCTAATGAGAAGCTACTAAGCCAGCACGAAGCTGCTGTGGTTGAAACTGAGGGCCTGAAGAAGCAGCTCGCCCAAGTCCATACGAACTTCGAACTGGAGTTGAAGAAGAACTCCGAGCTGACCTCCCAGCTGAAGGAGGAGCAACAGAGGGGAGCTGAGCTGGCCGCTCAGGTGGAGGCGGCCAGGGCTGAGGGCCACCAAGAGGGCGTGCGGAACTTCCTTAGGTCGGAGGGCTTTATGGGCGACCTGGCTATCTTGAATACCCCAGTGCTGCAACATGGATATTCCCAGGCACTGAAGGAAGTGCAAGGGTTAGGTCTGTCTGGGTTCGATCTGGGGAAGTTTTCCAAATACAGCCCCCAGGCTGTGGAGCAGATCGACTGCCTGGTGGAGAGCTACACGCATGGGCGGAAGCTGGCCGATCTGGTTGCTGATCCTCTACTGCCAGTGACCACCCCTGAACCCGAACAAGAGGAGGAAGAGGGAGAGAACTAG
- the LOC113774837 gene encoding macrophage migration inhibitory factor homolog: MPCLNLSTNVKLEGVDTSAILSEATSTVAKLVGKPEAYVMIVLKGSVPMSFGGTEQPTAYGELVSIGGLNPDVNKKLSAAISNILETKLNVPKSRFFLKFCDTKSSNFGWNGSTF, translated from the exons ATGCCGTGCTTGAACCTGTCCACAAACGTCAAGCTGGAGGGCGTTGACACCTCCGCCATTCTGTCTGAGGCCACCTCTACTGTTGCCAAACTCGTCGGCAAGCCTGAGGCT TATGTTATGATTGTATTGAAGGGGTCTGTACCCATGTCATTTGGTGGAACTGAGCAGCCAACTGCCTATGGTGAGTTGGTTTCTATTGGGGGACTCAACCCTGATGTGAACAAGAAGCTGAGTGCTGCAATTTCCAACATTCTGGAGACAAAGCTTAATGTGCCAAAGTCGCGTTTCTTCCTGAAATTCTGTGACACCAAG AGTTCCAACTTTGGATGGAATGGGTCTACCTTCTAG
- the LOC113773324 gene encoding PRA1 family protein B4-like, translating into MASSSPAILLPITNPQPSAATTDSIQSSGPPPAFRAFINHISDTVRNGLASRRPWSELVDRSAFSKPDSISDATQRIRKNYAYFRVNYLAVITGVVAVSLLTNPLSLILLAALLAAWIFLYLFRTASDPPLTLFGRQFSDRETLVGLIVSTIVVVFLTSVGSVLVSALMVGLAIVCAHGAFRVPEDLFLDEQESPATGFLSFVTGASSNATVAATAPAVAARV; encoded by the coding sequence ATGGCTTCCTCGTCGCCCGCCATCCTTCTTCCAATCACCAACCCTCAGCCCTCCGCCGCCACAACCGACTCCATTCAGTCGTCCGGACCCCCTCCCGCCTTCCGTGCTTTTATAAATCATATCAGCGATACCGTCCGCAACGGCCTCGCCAGCCGCCGCCCCTGGTCTGAGCTCGTTGATCGCTCCGCTTTCTCCAAGCCTGACTCCATCTCCGATGCCACCCAACGCATCCGCAAGAATTACGCCTACTTCCGCGTCAATTACCTCGCCGTCATCACCGGTGTCGTCGCCGTTTCTCTCCTCACCAACCCCCTCTCTCTCATCCTCCTCGCTGCCCTTCTTGCCGCCTGGATTTTCCTCTATCTCTTCCGCACTGCCTCAGATCCGCCCCTTACACTCTTCGGCCGTCAATTTTCCGATCGCGAAACCCTGGTAGGTCTCATCGTTTCCACCATCGTTGTCGTCTTCCTCACCAGCGTTGGATCTGTTCTCGTGTCGGCCCTCATGGTCGGCCTTGCCATTGTCTGTGCGCACGGTGCCTTTAGGGTTCCCGAGGATTTGTTTCTTGATGAGCAAGAGTCCCCTGCTACTGGCTTCCTCTCTTTCGTGACTGGCGCCTCCTCCAATGCCACCGTTGCAGCCACCGCTCCCGCAGTTGCTGCCAGGGTTTGA
- the LOC113775892 gene encoding uncharacterized protein LOC113775892, which translates to MDDVPIHKIQISGPALASLLLRFSSSPGAIHGLLFGHVTVSATSSLSDDPTSNLDPSSADADAGTAIPLLTATVTSFLSLPSHLPLPLQPLPNPNPPSSSLLGWFSARRRTPLRPSLNDSTTTHALSSSTSLSFTPPQCSNLHTLTLPPSLFLLLTSPLQDQLVHTHQYKAFHYRISTDSFEPKSLDIVNIGPSFRSHYGSFSTNSPFPLLPCEWRCSNAMAEDDQRETLGSLKKDLNDQKELDLCAEDFEVGRLNRLMGSQAANYTAELEDLYNKMLAKLDGLSRLVENSSAKVLEQEHHNMKLRLKVAGLE; encoded by the exons ATGGACGACGTTCCTATTCACAAGATCCAAATTTCTGGTCCTGCACTGGCCTCCCTACTCCTCCGTTTCTCCTCTTCCCCCGGTGCTATTCACGGCCTTCTCTTCGGCCACGTCACTGTCTCCGCGACCTCCTCTCTCTCCGACGATCCCACCTCCAATCTAGACCCTTCTTCCGCTGATGCCGACGCTGGCACCGCCATTCCGCTTCTTACAGCCACAGTCACCTCCTTCCTCTCCCTCCCTTCGCACCTCCCTCTCCCACTCCAACCCCTCCCGAATCCTAACCCAccttcctcctccctcctcGGCTGGTTCTCCGCCCGCCGCAGAACCCCTCTCCGCCCCTCCCTTAACGATTCCACCACCACGCACGCTCTCTCCTCCTCTACTTCCCTCTCCTTCACTCCTCCACAATGCTCCAATCTTCACACCCTCACCCTTCCCCCTTCTCTGTTCCTCCTCCTAACCTCGCCCTTGCAAGATCAGCTCGTCCATACGCACCAGTATAAAGCTTTCCACTATCGAATTTCTACCGATTCCTTCGAACCCAAAAGCTTAGATATTGTCAACATTGGCCCATCTTTCCGATCCCATTATGGGTCTTTTAGCACCAACTCTCCGTTTCCCTTGCTACCCTGTGAGTGGAGGTGCTCCAATGCCATGGCTGAGGATGACCAAAGAGAAACTTTAGGGTCTTTGAAGAAGGACCTCAATGATCAGAAGGAGTTGGACTTGTGTGCTGAGGATTTTGAAGTTGGGAGGTTGAATAGACTAATGGGTTCTCAGGCTGCAAATTACACAGCTGAGTTGGAGGATTTATACAATAAAATGCTTGCCAAGCTGGATGGACTGTCCAGGCTGGTGGAGAACAGCTCTGCTAAGGTTCTTGAACAG GAACATCACAATATGAAGTTGAGGCTTAAAGTAGCGGGATTGGAATAA
- the LOC113775705 gene encoding probably inactive leucine-rich repeat receptor-like protein kinase IMK2 encodes MDTCVVGCPNDTRSYSSRLIPKSAWCRAEDGKREKWKKPPHWRWHHTSMLFPFLLLLFAFPLVSGKKWDGVIVTQADYQALRALKHEFVDFRGVLSSWNDSGPGACSGGWVGIKCVNGQVIAIQLPYKGLGGRISEKIGQLQALRRLSLHDNLLVGPVPTSLGFLYDLRGVYLFNNRLSGSIPPSIGNCPVLQTLDLSNNQLIGAIPYNLANSTRIYRLNLSFNAISGRIPMSLTHFPSLTFLALQHNNLSGSIPDTWGLSIRQNSSYQLQSLTLDHNLLFGNVPPSLSKLSILQKLDLGHNQIFGTIPSELGSLSRLQELDLSSNSLNGSFPDSFSNLSSLVSLNLKNNFLDNQIPATLDRLQNLSVLNLSHNQFKGPIPLSIGNITSLTLLDLSENNFTGEIPTSLADLPKLASLDVSYNNLSGMVPSTLSKKFNSSSFVGNLQLCGYSFSTRCSSPPPQNLPSPSQGTSKHHHRKLSTKDIILIAAGAMLVVLLLLCCVLLCCLIRKKAASKAKNGKASVLAPTGRGTKAVPTAGTELESGAEAGGKLVHFDGPFVFTADDLLCATAEIMGKSTYGTAYKATLEDSNQVAVKRLREKITKGQKDFEIEVAELGKIRHPNILALRAYYLGPKGEKLLVYDYMLNGSLASFLHARGPETTIAWLTRMTIIVGITRGLCFLHTKENIVHGNLTSSNVLLDEQKIPKIADVGLSRLMTSAGNTNVIATAGTLGYRAPELSKLKNANSKTDVYSLGMIMLELLTGKSPSEATDGLDLPQWVASIVKEEWTNEVFDVELMRDASNIGDELLNTLKLALHCVDPSPGARPECDQILQKLEEIKPDLVANLPTSSADDGTELPVKSTE; translated from the exons ATGGATACTTGTGTTGTTGGATGTCCAAATGATACGCGCAGTTATTCATCTCGGCTTATACCAAAGTCTGCTTGGTGCAGGGCTGAGGATGGTAagagagaaaaatggaagaagCCACCACATTGGCGCTGGCATCACACAAGCATGCTCTTTCCGTTTCTGCTTCTTCTTTTCGCCTTTCCACTTGTTTCAGGCAAGAAATGGGATGGGGTTATTGTGACTCAAGCAGACTATCAAGCCCTCAGGGCCTTGAAACATGAATTCGTGGACTTCAGAGGTGTCTTGAGCAGCTGGAATGATAGCGGTCCTGGAGCTTGTTCCGGTGGGTGGGTTGGAATCAAGTGTGTCAATGGGCAGGTCATAGCCATCCAACTTCCCTACAAGGGATTGGGAGGCAGAATCTCTGAAAAGATTGGCCAGTTGCAAGCCCTTCGCAGGCTCAGCCTCCACGACAATCTCCTTGTCGGCCCGGTCCCTACTTCCCTTGGCTTCCTTTATGATCTCAGAGGCGTTTATCTCTTCAACAACAGGCTCTCCGGTTCAATTCCTCCATCCATTGGTAACTGCCCTGTCCTTCAGACTCTTGATCTTAGCAACAATCAGCTCATTGGAGCAATTCCTTATAACCTTGCAAACTCTACCAGAATATATAGACTCAACTTGAGCTTTAACGCCATTTCTGGTAGAATTCCAATGAGTCTCACTCACTTCCCTTCACTTACTTTTCTCGCTCTCCAGCACAACAACCTCTCCGGTTCCATACCTGATACTTGGGGTCTTTCAATACGCCAAAATAGCTCTTATCAACTCCAATCCTTGACCCTAGATCATAATCTTCTTTTTGGAAACGTACCACCTTCCCTCAGCAAGTTGAGCATCCTCCAGAAGCTTGATTTGGGTCATAATCAGATTTTTGGAACAATTCCCAGCGAATTAGGTAGTCTTTCAAGGCTTCAGGAGCTGGATTTATCCAGCAATTCTCTTAACGGAAGCTTTCCTGATAGCTTTTCCAACCTCTCATCTCTAGTTTCCCTGAATCTCAAGAACAATTTCCTGGACAACCAAATCCCGGCTACCCTGGACAGATTACAAAATCTCTCAGTACTGAACCTGAGTCATAACCAATTCAAAGGTCCTATCCCACTCAGTATTGGAAACATCACCAGTCTAACTCTGCTTGATTTGTCCGAGAACAATTTCACTGGGGAGATTCCAACATCCCTTGCCGATTTACCCAAACTCGCCTCCTTAGATGTTTCATACAATAACCTTTCTGGGATGGTTCCATCAACCCTTTCCAAGAAGTTCAATTCCAGCTCTTTTGTTGGAAATCTCCAGCTATGTGGATACAGTTTCTCAACTAGATGCTCTTCTCCTCCACCTCAAAATTTACCGTCCCCATCACAAGGCACTTCTAAGCATCACCATCGCAAACTTAGTACCAAAGACATAATCCTTATTGCAGCTGGAGCCATGCTGGTAGTTTTACTGCTTCTTTGCTGTGTACTACTATGCTGCTTGATCAGGAAAAAGGCAGCTTCCAAAGCAAAGAATGGCAAAGCAAGTGTTCTGGCTCCAACTGGCAGGGGAACCAAGGCAGTTCCAACAGCAGGAACTGAACTTGAATCAGGGGCTGAAGCTGGTGGAAAGCTGGTCCATTTTGATGGTCCTTTTGTATTTACAGCCGATGATTTGTTATGTGCAACAGCAGAAATAATGGGGAAGAGCACTTATGGGACAGCTTATAAGGCAACCTTGGAGGATAGTAACCAAGTTGCTGTAAAGAGGCTAAGAGAGAAGATAACAAAAGGGCAGAAAGACTTTGAAATTGAGGTTGCTGAACTCGGAAAGATTCGGCATCCAAATATTTTAGCTCTCAGAGCCTATTACTTGGGACCTAAAGGAGAGAAGCTTCTTGTCTATGATTATATGCTTAATGGAAGTCTGGCATCTTTTCTCCACG CTCGAGGGCCAGAAACCACAATTGCGTGGCTAACAAGGATGACCATAATCGTTGGCATTACACGAGGCCTCTGCTTCTTGCACACAAAAGAAAACATTGTACACGGGAATTTGACATCAAGCAACGTGCTGCTCGATGAACAAAAGATTCCCAAGATTGCAGATGTTGGCCTCTCCAGGCTCATGACAAGCGCAGGAAACACCAATGTTATTGCCACTGCTGGCACACTTGGCTATCGTGCTCCGGAGCTTTCAAAACTCAAGAATGCCAACAGTAAGACCGACGTGTACAGCCTTGGCATGATCATGTTGGAGCTCTTAACGGGGAAATCTCCGAGTGAGGCAACAGATGGGCTTGACTTGCCTCAGTGGGTGGCATCAATTGTGAAAGAGGAGTGGACTAATGAAGTCTTTGACGTGGAGCTAATGAGGGATGCATCCAACATCGGGGATGAGCTGCTCAACACATTGAAGTTAGCTCTGCACTGCGTTGATCCTTCACCAGGAGCAAGGCCCGAATGTGATCAAATTCTCCAGAAACTGGAGGAGATAAAGCCAGACCTTGTTGCCAATCTCCCCACAAGTTCGGCTGATGATGGCACTGAACTTCCAGTGAAAAGTACTGAATGA